A window of Primulina huaijiensis isolate GDHJ02 chromosome 9, ASM1229523v2, whole genome shotgun sequence contains these coding sequences:
- the LOC140984775 gene encoding calcium-dependent protein kinase 26-like: MGNTCRGSFRNTPLQGYNQPEDQSNSEQNTASNSSDSYSPTVNSQHIVDTQQNHKKDPNLPALTSPRKESVMNRGANNQAYFVLGHKTANIRDLYTLGRKLGQGQFGTTFLCTELSTGIEYACKSISKRKLISREDVEDVRREIQIMHHLAGHKNIVTIIGAYEDPLYVHIVMELCAGGELFDRIIQRGHYSERKAAELTKIVVGVVEACHSLGVMHRDLKPENFLLVNKDDDFSLKAIDFGLSVFFKPGQIFTDVVGSPYYVAPEVLLKNYGPEADVWTAGVILYILLSGVPPFWAENQQGIFDAVLKGHIDFNSDPWPLISESAKDLIRKMLCMRPSDRLTAHEVLCHPWICENGVAPDKSLDPAVLSRLKQFSAMNKLKKMALRVIAESLSEEEIAGLTEMFRAMDTDNSGAITFDELKAGLRKYGSTLKDTEIRDLMDAADVDNSGTIDYGEFIAATIHLNKLEREEHLLAAFQYFDKDGSGYITVDELQQACVEHGMTDVFLEDIIKEVDQDNDGRIDYGEFVAMMTKGNGVGRRTMRNSLNISMRDAPGAL; the protein is encoded by the exons ATGGGCAATACATGCCGTGGGTCTTTCAGAAACACACCATTACAGGGCTACAACCAGCCCGAAGATCAGTCAAACTCTGAACAGAACACCGCTTCCAACTCTTCTGATAGTTACTCTCCCACCGTGAACTCGCAGCACATTGTTGATACACAACAAAACCACAAAAAGGACCCCAATTTGCCAGCCCTCACCAGTCCCAGGAAAGAGAGTGTCATGAACCGTGGTGCTAATAATCAAGCTTACTTTGTGTTAGGTCACAAGACTGCCAATATCCGAGATCTCTACACACTTGGGCGTAAATTAGGACAAGGCCAGTTTGGCACTACCTTTTTGTGCACTGAGTTGTCGACAGGCATTGAATATGCTTGTAAATCTATATCAAAAAGGAAGCTTATTTCCAGAGAAGATGTTGAAGATGTGAGAAGGGAGATTCAGATCATGCACCATCTGGCTGGTCACAAGAACATAGTCACCATCATAGGGGCATACGAAGACCCCCTTTATGTTCACATTGTGATGGAGCTTTGTGCTGGTGGTGAATTGTTCGACCGCATAATACAAAGGGGGCACTACAGCGAAAGAAAGGCGGCTGAACTGACTAAGATCGTTGTAGGAGTCGTGGAGGCTTGCCATTCACTTGGGGTTATGCATAGAGATCTTAAACCGGAGAACTTTTTGTTGGTCAATAAAGATGATGATTTCTCTCTTAAAGCAATTGATTTTGGTCTATCTGTTTTCTTCAAGCCAG GTCAGATTTTCACCGATGTGGTTGGGAGCCCATACTATGTTGCACCGGAGGTTCTTTTGAAGAATTATGGTCCAGAAGCAGATGTATGGACAGCAGGGGTGATACTATACATATTACTGAGCGGGGTGCCACCATTTTGGGCTG AAAATCAACAGGGGATATTTGATGCGGTTTTAAAGGGACACATAGATTTCAATTCTGACCCTTGGCCATTGATATCTGAAAGTGCTAAGGATCTTATCCGAAAGATGTTATGCATGAGACCTTCAGATCGGTTGACTGCCCATGAAGTATTGT GCCACCCTTGGATATGTGAAAATGGTGTTGCACCTGACAAATCCCTGGATCCAGCCGTACTTTCCCGCCTCAAACAGTTTTCTGCTAtgaataaattgaagaaaatggCTTTGCGG gTGATAGCTGAAAGCTTGTCAGAAGAGGAGATTGCTGGCTTGACAGAGATGTTTAGAGCCATGGACACTGATAATAGTGGTGCAATCACATTTGATGAGCTCAAAGCTGGTTTAAGAAAATATGGATCAACATTAAAAGATACAGAAATTCGTGATCTTATGGATGCA GCTGATGTAGACAATAGTGGAACGATTGACTATGGTGAATTTATAGCAGCAACAATTCATTTGAATAAACTAGAGCGTGAGGAACATCTTTTGGCAGCATTCCAATATTTTGACAAGGATGGGAGTGGTTATATTACAGTTGATGAACTTCAACAAGCTTGTGTTGAGCATGGTATGACAGATGTTTTCCTTGAAGATATTATCAAAGAAGTCGATCAAGACAAC GATGGAAGGATTGATTATGGGGAGTTTGTTGCTATGATGACTAAAGGAAATGGCGTTGGGAGGCGAACTATGCGGAACAGCTTAAATATTAGCATGAGAGATGCCCCGGGAGCTCTTTAA
- the LOC140984774 gene encoding 3-hydroxy-3-methylglutaryl-coenzyme A reductase-like, translating to MEARRRTIKGGLHQPQIHRNDKDSEVVKATDALPLPMYLTNTVFFALFFSVVYYLLLRWREKIRNSTPLHVVTLSEITAIVTFVASFTYLLGFFGIGFVKSLLIPRASHDDILDEEDFDLRVLKDDSRAAPCGVADHCKISDPQLSPSTPVEDEEIIKSVVEGKTPSYSLESKLGDCRRAAAIRRESLQRTTGKSLAGLPLEGFDYDAILGQCCEMPVGYVQIPVGIAGPLLLDGREYSVPMATTEGCLVASTNRGCKAIHASGGATSVLLRDGMTRAPVVRFGTAKRAAELKFFLEDSHNFEALSLVFNRSSRFARLQSIKCAIAGKNLYIRFSCSTGDAMGMNMVSKGVQNVIDFLGNDFPDMDVIGISGNYCSDKKPAAVNWIEGRGKSVVCEAIIKEEVVKKVLKTDVPSLVELNMLKNLTGSAMAGALGGFNAHASNIVSAVYIATGQDPAQNIESSHCITMMEAVNDGRDLHISVTMPSIEVGTVGGGTQLGSQSACLNLLGVKGASKEAPGSNSRLLATIVAGSVLAGELSLMSAIAAGQLVKSHMKYNRSSKDVSKM from the exons atggAGGCTCGCCGGCGGACTATCAAGGGTGGCCTTCACCAGCCGCAGATTCATAGAAATGATAAGGATTCGGAAGTAGTGAAGGCCACCGATGCTCTTCCGCTCCCCATGTATCTGACCAACACTGTCTTCTTCGCCCTTTTCTTCTCCGTCGTTTATTATCTGCTTCTCCGATGGCGCGAGAAGATCAGAAACTCCACGCCGCTCCATGTGGTCACCCTCTCCGAGATCACGGCCATCGTCACGTTCGTAGCCTCCTTCACTTATTTACTGGGATTCTTCGGCATTGGCTTTGTGAAGTCCCTTCTTATTCCCCGCGCTTCCCACGACGACATTTTGGATGAAGAGGATTTTGATCTTAGGGTGCTCAAGGATGATTCTCGTGCCGCTCCTTGTGGAGTGGCCGATCATTGCAAGATTAGCGATCCTCAATTGTCTCCTAGTACGCCTGTGGAGGACGAGGAGATAATCAAGTCTGTGGTGGAGGGCAAGACCCCATCGTACTCTCTGGAATCCAAGCTGGGCGATTGCCGCCGAGCCGCTGCTATCCGCCGTGAATCCCTGCAGCGCACCACAGGAAAATCCCTGGCGGGGCTGCCTCTCGAAGGCTTTGATTACGATGCCATACTTGGCCAGTGCTGCGAAATGCCTGTGGGTTACGTGCAGATTCCCGTTGGCATCGCTGGGCCGCTCTTGTTGGACGGAAGGGAGTACTCGGTTCCAATGGCCACAACGGAGGGTTGCCTGGTGGCCAGCACCAACCGGGGATGCAAGGCCATCCATGCCTCAGGTGGTGCCACCAGTGTCCTTTTGAGGGATGGCATGACCAGGGCTCCTGTCGTTAGATTCGGCACCGCAAAGCGGGCTGCTGAGTTGAAGTTCTTCCTCGAGGATTCCCACAATTTCGAGGCCTTATCTCTTGTTTTCAATAGATCCAGCCGATTTGCTAGGCTTCAGAGCATCAAGTGTGCAATTGCTGGCAAGAATCTGTACATCAGGTTCTCCTGCAGCACGGGGGATGCCATGGGGATGAACATGGTTTCCAAGGGAGTTCAGAACGTCATAGACTTCCTCGGCAACGACTTCCCAGACATGGATGTTATTGGCATATCTG GAAACTACTGTTCCGACAAGAAACCGGCTGCAGTCAATTGGATCGAAGGCCGGGGCAAGTCAGTTGTTTGTGAGGCTATTATCAAGGAAGAGGTAGTGAAGAAGGTTCTCAAGACCGACGTTCCTTCCTTGGTGGAGCTTAATATGCTGAAGAACCTCACCGGTTCTGCCATGGCTGGAGCCCTCGGTGGCTTCAATGCTCATGCCAGCAATATTGTGTCCGCTGTCTACATCGCCACGGGCCAAGATCCTGCCCAGAATATTGAGAGTTCTCACTGCATTACCATGATGGAAGCAGTCAATGATGGAAGGGACCTTCATATCTCTGTTACGATGCCTTCTATTGAG GTTGGCACAGTTGGGGGTGGGACTCAATTGGGGTCTCAGTCGGCCTGCCTGAACCTGCTTGGAGTAAAGGGCGCCAGTAAGGAGGCACCAGGATCAAACTCCAGGTTGCTAGCTACCATTGTAGCTGGTTCAGTTCTTGCTGGCGAGCTGTCTCTCATGTCGGCTATCGCTGCCGGCCAACTCGTCAAGAGCCATATGAAATACAACAGGTCAAGTAAAGATGTGTCCAAGATGTAA
- the LOC140985045 gene encoding alpha-1,3-mannosyl-glycoprotein 2-beta-N-acetylglucosaminyltransferase-like: MNTAEGKTKVNMGNRCCDYRYLLLLAAVPFIYIQMRLFTAQSEYADRLADSIESENQCTRQTRLFIDQISQQQGQILALEEERKHQDKECGQLRALVQDLERKGIKKMVGDLQVPAAAVVVMACNRADYLERTIKSILKYQIPVASRYPLFISQDGSDSLVKKKALSYDQLTYMQHLDYEPVHTERPGELIAYYKIARHYKWALDKLFYEHKFDKVIILEDDMEIAPDFFDYFEAGAALLDRDKSIMVISSWNDNGQKQFVHDPYTLYRSDFFPGLGWMLSISMWDELSPKWPKAYWDDWLRLKENHRGRQFIRPEVCRTYNFGEHGSSMGQFFKQYLEPIRLNDVQVDWKSMDLSFLEEDKYVKYFAELLKKATPMHGADAALKAHNIEGDVRVFYRDQSDFEYIARQFGIFEEWKDGVPRTAYKGVVVFRYHPPRRVFLVGPDSLQQFGIR; the protein is encoded by the exons ATGAATACGGCGGAGGGGAAGACGAAAGTAAACATGGGGAACCGGTGCTGCGATTACCGGTACCTCCTCCTGCTCGCGGCCGTCCCGTTCATCTACATCCAG ATGCGTCTTTTCACCGCTCAATCAGAGTATGCTGATCGTCTTGCTGATTCT ATTGAATCAGAAAATCAGTGTACGAGACAGACACGGCTGTTCATTGATCAGATCAGTCAGCAACAAGGACAAATTCTTGCTCTTGAAG AGGAAAGGAAGCATCAAGATAAGGAATGTGGACAGTTGAGAGCACTTGTTCAAGATCTTGAAA GGAAGGGTATCAAGAAAATGGTTGGTGATTTACAG GTTCCAGCAGCAGCTGTTGTGGTTATGGCTTGTAACCGTGCGGATTACCTTGAAAGAACTATTAAATCTATTCTAAA GTATCAAATTCCTGTGGCATCGAGATATCCCCTCTTCATATCACAG GATGGATCAGATTCTCTTGTTAAGAAGAAGGCGTTGAGTTATGATCAGCTAACTTACATGCAG CATTTGGATTATGAACCAGTGCATACTGAAAGGCCTGGGGAGTTGATTGCTTACTACAAGATTGCAC GCCATTATAAATGGGCACTGGATAAGTTGTTCTATGAACACAAGTTTGACAAAGTAATCATTCTTGAAG ATGATATGGAAATTGCTCCCGATTTCTTTGATTATTTTGAGGCTGGAGCTGCTCTCCTTGACCGTGACAA ATCTATCATGGTGATTTCGTCATGGAACGATAATGGACAAAAGCAGTTCGTACATGATCCTT ATACTCTTTATCGCTCAGATTTTTTCCCTGGTCTTGGATGGATGCTCTCGATATCCATGTGGGATGAATTGTCTCCTAAATGGCCAAAGG CTTACTGGGATGACTGGTTGCGCCTGAAAGAGAATCATAGAGGGCGTCAATTCATTCGCCCAGAAGTGTGCAGAACATATAACTTCGGGGAGCAT GGTTCCAGTATGGGGCAGTTTTTCAAACAATATCTTGAACCAATCAGACTGAATGATGTCCAG GTTGATTGGAAGTCAATGGACCTGAGCTTCTTGGAAGAG GACAAGTATGTGAAATACTTCGCTGAACTGCTTAAAAAAGCGACTCCAATGCATGGAGCTGATGCTGCTCTTAAGGCACATAACATTGAAGGTGATGTACGAGTCTTTTACCGAGACCAATCAGATTTTGAGTACATTGCTAGACAGTTCGGGATCTTTGAAGAATGGAAG gaTGGTGTCCCAAGAACGGCATATAAAGGAGTAGTAGTTTTCCGTTATCATCCCCCGAGGCGCGTATTCCTAGTCGGCCCGGATTCTCTCCAACAGTTCGGAATCAGATAA